The following is a genomic window from Lycorma delicatula isolate Av1 chromosome 6, ASM4794821v1, whole genome shotgun sequence.
aaaaaaaacacaagtaatgaggtttatattataaaaatatacaacctCAGATTATCaagcataataaatttaaattaagccaACCAATATCTACAGAACCTGTgtatcaattaaaactatatataaaacaaaattttctatcaaTCCTgagacaaaaataacaaaataaaaacacctcTATTTATGAATCTGATCTTATATCAATTTAAGAGGATACAATACTTttgtatcttttaaataatatatttaaaattcaaatatataagcTCCGCCAATAATATCTCAAAATAATCTAGTTTAATCCTACaatataaatgcatttttctaattaaaaaaaattattacactgataaaataaaacagtaaattagtcctaaaaaaatattgtatttataaaatattaaaaacttctactaatttattaataaataaaaatattgtaatgtgttaaaattataactatacatTCATAAGTAAATAGTATACAGATCTCCagtcttatataataaaatacttatattagtTATAATAGATATCTTATATTAGAATCACATGccataaaaacttattaatacagaataagtttcattaattagtatttcataataaaaagtttaatatttaaaaaaaaaaaacttaaatatctaCACTGTTGTACAGATATGTTGTagtaaatatactataaaattaaaatgactacATGAAATATAGATAACAGGAGATACAAGGGTGGATCAAGAAGTACCCATGTTAGGAATGAAAATgcaattttgtaaacattttttttttatttttcaacatctcCTTTTAGAAGGACTCACTTTTCCCAATATCCCTGCCGTTTTTTCTAAACCctctaaaaaatacaatttgtcaAACTTCAAAATAGGCTTCTGtctctatgattttttttattttcggtgaaacatttttgtgttataatcgctcggaaaacaaaaatatgaaatataaaaagaaatacaaaatctaataagacaacataattaaaacaaaaaataaaaacagaaatttaaaaacaaagttacaactcaaactaaaatacttaaaacaaagacaaaataaaaaacgttttcaagTTGGGGAACAGAAAGAAGTTGACCTGTATTCtgtgtataaaaatatcaataaatatttttttttacgagaatgtttgtttgtttttttcttcttaatcgcTACCCACCATAACACGTAAAAACAATCGGCTGTGTTCGATAATGTCCGTCTATCTATGGGATAGAGGACGTTGAAAAGTAGTTGAAAGCATCGCAACCCTGCTTTCTTACCTATATGATGCATGCAATAGATAGccgttaatttaatataaaatagtaaatttgaattttaaaaattgggttGCCCCTGAATTGTGGGGTACACTCTTGTGCGGGCTTGACCTGTGTTGCGGGTTGCAGGGAGCCAAGTCAGACGAGTACTGTGGATGCAGCAGCAATTTGGCTACGACGAATCCGGATGAGTGAGCTGTTGCGTTGTTGTGATGAAACAGCACTTTTTTCTTTGCCAAATGGGGCCATGTCTGTTTCATTTTCCCATTGAATTGGTCCAATAATTTACTGTAGTTCAGCCTTGTgattgttctttctttttccagaaAGTCTATGAGGATTATTCCCTTCACATCCCAAAAATCATAGCCATGATCTTTCCGGGTGACGGGACTGACATGACCTTCTTTGGAGCAGAATCGCCTGAAAAAACCCATTCTTTTGATTGTTGTTTGGTCTTTGACATACGATAATGGATCCAGGTTCCATCAAAGGTGATGACTCAACATAAAAACTCCTGCGAATTTCACTTAAAGACCACAAACGCTGCTTCAAAATTGACAATCTTATCCTCTGTGTTGTCCAAAGTGAGCAACTGCAGCACCCATCGTGCCGACAACTTTCTCATTCTaaaattatcatgtaaaatatttattgccaTTCCGTATATCACACTTACGATGACCTCTGCTACTTCACGCACTTTCATTCAGCAATCAGCAAGAATCACATCATGGACCTTTTCAACAATTTCCTCAGTTACTAAACCTGCTGGGCAACCTGGGCACTCTCATCAAAAACAGATGTATGgccaaatttaaattcattaaaccaaTAACTCACAGATGTTATAGATGGTGAAGAGTTCCTATAGACAGAATCCAACTTCGCTTTTATTTCTTTGCGTGATTTtccatccaaaaataaaaagcaaattacaGATTGATATTGTTCTTTTTCCATTATACAAACACCAAATATGTTTAAACAAATGACTAATCTATGAATCAGTCTGAAATGATAGACAGTAGTATACTGTAGCAATGCCAACTTCCTTCACCAATGCCATCTGTCTTCAAACACAGATACTTGTTGATCCACCCTCGTACAATGATATTATGATTccataaaaattagcattatattaaataaaaatgataatattaaatatcacattcaaacacagaaactaaataacaatattagataaattacttaaaaaaaagcacATCTCATGATAACAAAAAATCCATAACAGTCACACCttcaatagataaattaattgcaaaaatatGCTCACTATCTGGTAAACAATCTTATACATATCTTTTTAGAATTTGAATATACAACTATAAGATCATCCAGTCATGCTCTAAATGGGAAGTTTATCAATAACAATTTGCAGATAATTCTCATATATTCATACGTgtcagttataatttatttaattagttttatcatttaatgtttGCTGTCTTTCTATTATTAGAATGCATGTGCAGAGCGGGAACAAATTGCACagcaatctctcaggagatgattttatggccaaaaataagaaaaaagtcaatGTAAACTAGATCAGAAAAAGGTTCATTAGTGAGTCCCATAACTCAGAATATATTAACaaatggaattaataaattatttaattttaatgataaaaccactaataaataaaataatattttaccacaAGATATTGGAAGCACTTTCACACAGaatcaaatattataaagtttataaactataattaaaatagaatataggACCTTATTATAGCACCAgtccttttttaaaaatggtaaaaaataacatattaataatattaatagtacacAGCTGTAACAAGCTCCAAgtactatatttttaatgtagttcaaaattacattttatgtatgaaCTGCACTGGTGTGGAAGTACTTTTGACACTTTgagataaaaaactgttttactgaATGCTggttttatcaacaaattatttaagtaagAAACTTTCAAATAATCATATGGTGAAGATGAATTAAAATACTTCACAATTTCTATGTATTGGTCAGCATTCTTATTTGTTTGTACCAatattgctgtttttttatttattttgatcaaccattattaatacaataaatataacttattaaagaaaataaaaaataagttttcaatttaaaatgggACATTTTTATGCCTtagattaaaacattattacactATCAACAGTTTGGTAATTTCTATTTAGTTTGTTTCATTCTCATTGGTTTTCGagatcaatatttattatttctcttccCTGTTTTTTAGGTCTTTCATTccttaatgatgatgatgatgatgatgatgattgtgaAGAAGTATGTGATGAAGGTAAGAgagatgatgatgagatagaagCAACAGcattactatttttgttaaaatgtccTCTTTGTCTAACTTTCTGTTTGTGACTGGATATTGTAGTTGTTATACAACTAAGCTTTGGATCAACATTAGGCTTtcgatcatcatcatcatcatcatcggaTAAATCAATTATATCTTGTAAAACAGGTGATTTAGAAATCTGTGATCCAACAAACCGTGACTTTCTTTtgatccctaaaaaaaaaaaaatacataaataaataatttcttattagaaataaaatatttatgcacaTATACAACCCACGCAGATGATTTAAGGAATATAAATGTGTGCTACATTTAATTccttattactaatttaaaaatagattttatcaattgtaaatacaatttactcTGAAATTTCAACAAACTCACTGGGTAGAAAATTCAATAgtcttaataatgaaatagatatttcttttaaaaaaatactcgacTACAATAAATCAACctgaattaattttcatatcttcataaaaattaaaacctattcatcagatttttttacattttgaaaaaattgtttctactgaatgattattattaaaacttggcCCATTAGGTCATTTTGACAGATGAACCCAACCTGACAATTTTGAAAACTTAAGACAGGTATAGAAAACCTGCAGTTTAAAAGCTGCTGTaggtgaaattaaatatatattaggaAGTCAGTGACGTACACGGAATTTTGATAAGGGGgtcattattaaaactatttacaactgacaacagtattttaaatttttgtatgatatttaatttttttgttgtcttcaaccatttgactggtttgatgcagctctcctgattccctatctagtgatagtcatttcattttggtataccccctacaaactacattcctaacaatttgttttacatattctaaacgttgcctgcctgcacaatatttttcttctacctgtccctccagtattaaagcgactattccagtatgccttaatatgtggcctataagtctgtctcttcttttaactatatttttccaaatgccacTTTCTTTGTcgcaactcttcatttgtcactttattcacccatctgatttttaacattctcttatagcaccacatttcaaaatcttctaatcttttcttctcaggtactccgatcatccaagtttcacttccatataaagcgacgctccaaacaaatactttcaaaaatcttttcctgacatttacattaattattgatgtaaacaaattatatttctgactgaaggctcgttttgcctgcgctattcaaaattttatatcactcctgcgctttgtccatctttagtaattctacttcgcaaataacaaaaatcttctaccttcataattttttctcttccaatttttacattcagtgatccatcttcgttatttcttatatgtttcaatacttttgttttgttcttgtttttttttcatgtggtagttcttgcttaggacttcatccatgccattcattgttccttctaaatcacTTTTAGTCTCAGCTAGAACTATTATGCCTTTTCtgggtctataaatgccaagtacattggtttgtttttctttaatcttcattctactattaatctgaggcctaaaattgatTTCCTtgtctatacttttcctgaaaccaaattggtcttctcctaacacacttcttccactctcctctcaattcttctgtatagaattcaagttaagatttttgatgcatgattagttaaactaattgttctatattcttcacatttatctgcccctgctttctttggtatcatgactataacactttttttgaagtctgatggaacttcccctttttcataaatattgcacaccagtttgtataagctatcaatcgcttcctcacctgcactgcgcagtaattctacaggaattctgtctattccaggagcctttctgccattcaaaccttttaatgctctcttaaattcagatctcagtgttgtttctcccctttcatcctcttttaacttcctcttcttcctgtataacaccatttcctaattcatttcctccatataactcttcaatatatttaatatatatattcttaattgtcgatagttccttttaatttcttcatcactagcattcttatattttctacgttcatccatcagctccaatatatcgtctgaaatccaaggttttctaccagttctctttgtttcgccCAAGTTcgcttctgttgatttaagaatttcttttttaacattctcccattttttttctacattttctaccttatcttttttactcagacttcttgtgatgtcctcctcaaatatCCTTTATCTcttcttcatcaagcttctctgaattccacagattcatctgacaccttttcttcagggttttaaaccctaatctacatttcattatcactaaattatggtcgctatcagtgTCTGTTCAGGGTAAGGTTTGCAGTCGAtgtgttgatttctaaatctttgtttaaacatgatataatcatctgataccttgcagagtattgcctggcttttctATGtgaatattcttctattatgatgtttaaattgggtgttggcaattactaaattatacttcgtgcaaaactcttaTAAGCTggtcctctctttcattccttttgtccagcccatattcacccactatatttccttccttgccttttccagtgttTCCACtacaatctccaactattattaaattttcatctccttttacgtgtttaattgcttcatcaatttcttcgtatacacactctacctcatcatcatcatggacgcTTGTAGACAtacagacgttaacaatcattgtcggtttaggctttaattttatccatattacaatgattctatcgctatgcattttgaaatactctactcttttctctctctatcttcttgttcattttgAAAACCTACCTATTATTTGaagttgagttaattattctaaaatcacctgaccaaaagcaatttcctcttcccactgaaccgcgctaattcctactacatctacatttatcctatccatttctctctttaaattttctaacctacttACCTTTTTTAGATTACTAACATTTCACACTccaactcatagaatgttattttttaattttctggtgacccttccttagtagtccccatccggagatccaaacaggggactagtttacctccagaatattttacagaGGAAgacgcctccatctttgttatatgaaaatgcagagagctacattttcttggaaaaaaacctgctgtagtttttcattgctttcaaatgactgagtgatgttgataggGCCATTTAAGTCGACCTTACCTACaaccttaacaactactgaaagagttgctgccctctttcatcattctttagtctggctctcaacagatacctctctgatatggttgcaccttcagtccagctactctgtatcagaGCACTCAAGCCTCCTCACCATCAACAAGTTCTCATGTTTCATAGAgggagattattttattattattattacgttatgttacgatatatttttttacaatgttcgAATATAACACATTCATAATTAGGTAAGACActttacataacatataaaatccATCAAAGCAATcgaaactaatgaaataaatttaattaaacacatgTCAATATGGAACTCACCGAGGTCGAAGAATGAAACTGGCACTGATGAATTCACATTCTATGAAGgaatttgaataaagaattgAACACAGTTGTCTCAAATGTTCAAGTCTGTACTCTACTATAGTgcattattgttttgaaaaataattgtttaaagagTACTGgtagttaaatttatatagtatttttacttaataatcacagatttaatgttttcaattttacttaCACAATTATGTGCTCAGAAAATGCTGCAGATAGAAGTACACATCATGAATGAGTCAATCACACTGACAGGAATCTTTCATATGTAAATGCACAATCACCCAGCAATTTGTGGTTGCACATATTCGTTCAGATAAAAACTTGCGAAAACATTACCTGACTACTGTATGGATTATGTCAACATTTCTGCTCAGCAATGATTTTAGGAGATGATATTggtaacataaaacaataattactgtttaaaGGCAGTTTAAGCAACAACTTATTCGAATCTTTGAGAAGTTCACCCTTACACAAATGGTGCATCAATCACTTTTCTCTCAGTTCATCTAGATGAACTCTCAGTTCTCAAGATGAAGATTCTTAGAAACTTATTAGTTTAATCCACACAATATTACACTATGTGGTGCAGGTATCTCTAGAAAACTCTTACAATTTTTTGTGGACAGGATCTGTAATTTATCACCAAATTTAGAAACATAtcactaaaaatgtataattttttacgttaacatattaaaatactttcGCTAAAAAATCTAACAAAGACAAAACCAGCAAATGTAAGCTTGATAATACAAGAAAGCAAGCAACAGAAAAGAATGGTTTGCACCACCCAGTATTATGTCAGACATCAATGAAAGTGAGAGGCATTTGAACATGTTCACTCACTTAAGAGAGACTTTTTGAACCCTCTACTaaacacaaattataataatcactTACTACACTTTTCCATACTATGTTAGTTAATTGTACATTCAGATTTTGCTTGAAAcattaaaaagagaattaaattagGCAGAAAATTAGTTCAGGTGTTATTTTAGAAAGATTCCATTAACAGATTTAGCCTTTGCTAGTAAGAGAAATTGTTGCTTTAATGAGTCATTTTATATAACTGAAACACTGATCCCTATAAGTTTTACCAatgaaatatcagaaaattattttagaattaagaaAGAGTTACATTGTAATTACAGTTTTGCAAAAGCGAGTCttagaaaatattgtttgttttttccagGGCAAAAATCGAACTGAATGggcaaaacataaatatttatatataaataaaacaagcgCATGTGCATACACAAATTTAACTGCAAAGATACATgagagaagaaaaacaaaaacacttgttTAAACAAAAAGCACAAGAAATgagtttacaaacatttttaaacccTGCTTCTAAAAAGTAACTATTATAGCAAGGAACAaggaattattgaataaaaaacctAACTGAAAAGTTagtgtaataaagaaattatctgatacgttaatattaaaaaatgttccacatctccttttaaactgattttataaacAGCTATGAGCAgcaaatttactaatttttatcaataGAGAGCCATAAGACTAGAAATtcttaaagtagaaaaatattgacCATAAGCTCTCTAATGCAAAAATATACATCTTAACCAAAACAAAAActactttatattaaacataCTTAAACAAAGACATTAAAAATTGCTCAAATTTAAACATCTGAACACAAAATAGCTTTAGAACAAAAGCAAACAATACAAATACTCCAAACACACCGCCCCAGAAATGTgcaatataaattgtatattccTAAGCTGCTAAACTTTTCTAAATGTTATGTTAATTCCAAATTCCTAAATGTTACTACATTGCTCTATGATTGCACAGGGTCTAAATTGGAGATACTGGTTAccatcttgaaaaaataaataaacaaataaattttttatttgtaactagtacttacatagttacgctatttctctacatagtcgccactctgatttagacatttgtcatagcgtggtaacaactttccaatatccttgtcatagaacggagccgcctgtgtttttgGCCATGTTTCTaagctggtctgcagctcgatgtctgtgccaaaatgttgtcctcctagacagtgtttcatgtgagcaaagaggtgaaaatcagatggagccaagtccgggctgtatggtgggtgatcaaacacttcgcaatgaaaacactgcaggagcttcttttttacagctgcagtgtgcagccgagcattatcatggagaaaggcaatgcctgatgacaacattcctcttcgcttattctgaattgtccttcgtagacattgaagagtcacacagtatgaggttgcagtgatggtcgtgccacgttccatgaattccaccaagagaacaccattccggtcccagaacacagtagccatacactttctgtgtgagaaggttcgcttgaacttctttggtttactgggagaatcagaatgcatccactgtttggactgttctttcatttcttcagtttcgaaatggactcatgtctcgtcccctgtgacaatttcgTTCAataaatcttctccttcattgtggtagcgctggaggcatccattctcattgttttgtgatggtcggacagcatcttgggaacccatctcgcacacagtttgcggtactgaagtctctactcacaatggtgtagagagctgacattgaaatttcaggaaacaaatcactcaatacagaaattgtgaaccgacgattttcccaaattgcctcatccactcgctcaacgagattatcggttgacactcacttccttccctgaccgcctgcatcatgaacatctgtacatcctgctttaaagttcctgcaccactgtcgcactttgctgtcactcattgaagtttcaccgtacacattacttactCGTCGATGAATTTCACCCCTCatcctgaagaaatcgaattaccacacgcacttcacacttggcgggagatgctattgttgtggacatgtttacgtgctagcagCGTGTttagaactaaacaaagtgatgcggcgtgattgaaggccatactagagacgctgcgcaacacatatgtgcaaaggttcatctgatttttgcgcgggtttttatttcgcgaccgatcggaccttgaaaaaaaaataaccctcatatattTTTAAGCACTGAAAAGGCATCAGATAGCACTCACGAATAAATATGTAAAGGAACACTAACTGAATGAAGGTAGAGAAGGTAAAAGTGATTGATATACTCAAAGcattataaaatacaagaaagagttgtataaaatacattgttGAAGAAATTGAGATTAAAACTGGATTAATGTAGGTAACTATATTGTTATGTatactttttgtatttacatCAGCTATAAATGGTAAACATAAAAGACTGAAGGAAAGATGTAAGAAAGAAATaccatttttcatattatttgctGATGAGGCTGTTAAAAGTGGGGAATGTCAAAAGTTCAAAGAAAGTTGGACATCTggaatcaagaaatttaaaaaagtggcaTAAAGCATTGAGGaagcaagaaattaataaagattcaccagcttaaataatatagatatttGGAAACAGAGGTAGCATAAAATGAAGACAGATATGAAACTAGAAGCAAGTATAAGAGAGGAAGGTCAGTTCAGTCATTGGAAGTCAGTAAAGGTACAGTATAaagaaatgcttttaaaatcaaGCAGCTTTTGTGAAAGATATTCTACCAGCCAGTTTTGTATGTGCAACTGGTAATAAATAATTGAGAAACAAACAGAGTAGAGTAAACAACAACAAACAATagattttataaactataaaaatcagATGTAAAATTGATGGGCACAACAGGGAAAACTAAGAAGAAAGGAGTATAAAAGGAAGAGATTAGAGAGACAGTTGGGAAGTTAGCTGGAAAAGTTGGTAACTAAACAAAATTAGGATGGTTTAGCACCAACATAAAATGAATGACAAGACAAAAAACAACTTGTAactagaaaaatagaaaaactagaAACTAGAAAAACTGTATTGTAACTAGAATTACAGTATGAGGGCACTTCAAAAATGGAGGTTGATTTCAATCAAGAAAGAACAGGGTAGAATATGCAACCTTACAAAATGTTTGAAGGGAAATAATTTCTTCAGAAAGATAGGCAGAAATATGTTGTTAACAATTTATTCCAGGGCAACCTGGAGCAGGAAAAAGCTACAGGAGAAATACAGAGTTGACACAGGGCAACTATCTCACAGAAACAGATCATGAATATAGGAGCATTAGCAATCTAAATATACATAAAACCAGCAGTaggataaatattaaagttttaatttatataaaacttaaaagacattaatgataaattttgttatttaccttTACTTAACTGAGGCTGTGCTGTAGCAATAACTCTTGACTCTGAAGAAGAACTTTGAAATGGCCCGTTTTTGGTTATAAGTGTTTGATTCTGAGTACCTGGATAAAGTCTAACTTGTTGTCCTTGTACTTGTGACATTTGAGGTTGATGTTGCTGAACATTTAGAGGTGCTTGAACAGATATCTGCTGTGCTGATAACTGAGAAATACTGCTTACTGGTACTGCTATAAGATTTGTTGGAACTGAATTACTTGTTGCTTGGGCTGCTGTAACTGGACTAGTAAGAACATTACTGACGTATGTGCTGTACTGGTTTTGTCCTTGTAACACTATTTCATGCGCTGCTGGTACATTTGTTACATTTTGCTGAACTACCATACCTCCTGTACCAGGTACAACAGGACCTGAAGAATAAGATACCATTCTTTCATTATGACTGCTTGGTGCTTGATTTGAATGTATAGCTAAGTACTGATGTGGTCTGTTACCAACTGGTACAACAGGTGTTACTGTTTGTGCAACAGGTACATACTCATTCTGACTATTTCGCTGACAATACATTTGATTTTCTACAGCAACTGATGAATTTATGACACCAGGAGccactgaaacaaataaaaaaaatatattaataataatactacactGAAGGATAATATGTCACAAACAGTGACAGCTACAACAGTCTAAGCAATCATTTTTGTCAACAGTTGTAGACTAATTAGCCTTTTGccagttttttaagatttttggtg
Proteins encoded in this region:
- the LOC142326196 gene encoding uncharacterized protein LOC142326196 isoform X1, translating into MTNMSNKVAEISDPTHHTSLMTSLRQFITTESFVDVQFICQGGHKVFAHKLMLISVSRLLKKILTENPNSNEMITIHLPDVNSKLLRIVVNFLYIGYMRLNSVEMDQFKLVLGLLDIELFQKNPEQNCPTEVNVDPLNVPNNIHYVSNSASVAPGVINSSVAVENQMYCQRNSQNEYVPVAQTVTPVVPVGNRPHQYLAIHSNQAPSSHNERMVSYSSGPVVPGTGGMVVQQNVTNVPAAHEIVLQGQNQYSTYVSNVLTSPVTAAQATSNSVPTNLIAVPVSSISQLSAQQISVQAPLNVQQHQPQMSQVQGQQVRLYPGTQNQTLITKNGPFQSSSSESRVIATAQPQLSKGIKRKSRFVGSQISKSPVLQDIIDLSDDDDDDDRKPNVDPKLSCITTTISSHKQKVRQRGHFNKNSNAVASISSSSLLPSSHTSSQSSSSSSSSLRNERPKKQGREIINIDLENQ
- the LOC142326196 gene encoding uncharacterized protein LOC142326196 isoform X2, with translation MTNMSNKVAEISDPTHHTSLMTSLRQFITTESFVDVQFICQGGHKVFAHKLMLISVSRLLKKILTENPNSNEMITIHLPDVNSKLLRIVVNFLYIGYMRLNSVEMDQFKLVLGLLDIELFQKNPEQNCPTEVNVDPLNVPNNIHYVSNSASVAPGVINSSVAVENQMYCQRNSQNEYVPVAQTVTPVVPVGNRPHQYLAIHSNQAPSSHNERMVSYSSGPVVPGTGGMVVQQNVTNVPAAHEIVLQGQNQYSTYVSNVLTSPVTAAQATSNSVPTNLIAVPVSSISQLSAQQISVQAPLNVQQHQPQMSQVQGQQVRLYPGTQNQTLITKNGPFQSSSSESRVIATAQPQLSKGYVIYLKLKELLKATDFRQR
- the LOC142326196 gene encoding uncharacterized protein LOC142326196 isoform X3 gives rise to the protein MTNMSNKVAEISDPTHHTSLMTSLRQFITTESFVDVQFICQGGHKVFAHKLMLISVSRLLKKILTENPNSNEMITIHLPDVNSKLLRIVVNFLYIGYMRLNSVEMDQFKLVLGLLDIELFQKNPEQNCPTEVNVDPLNVPNNIHYVSNSASVAPGVINSSVAVENQMYCQRNSQNEYVPVAQTVTPVVPVGNRPHQYLAIHSNQAPSSHNERMVSYSSGPVVPGTGGMVVQQNVTNVPAAHEIVLQGQNQYSTYVSNVLTSPVTAAQATSNSVPTNLIAVPVSSISQLSAQQISVQAPLNVQQHQPQMSQVQGQQVRLYPGTQNQTLITKNGPFQSSSSESRVIATAQPQLSKV